From a region of the Bacteroidales bacterium genome:
- a CDS encoding rhomboid family intramembrane serine protease has protein sequence MSFERYSPTGFRMLPPVVKNLLIINGIFFLATMGLGTAFNIDLYEKLGLHYFSAEKFSPYQFVTYMFMHGNFMHLFFNMFALWMFGYVLENIWGPKKFLIYYFFTGIGAAITHYVVIYFQLNPVLDAINVYLANPGHEQLNAFMNSGYMDKPLKNFISQYNVIVHEDLSKAINYSVDFVTQYKTDLLNAPVVVGASGAVFGILLAFGMMFPNTRIYVYFAIPIKAKWFVILYGALELISGLSNFSGDNIAHFAHLGGMLFGFVLLMFWKRKGKRQKQEPYE, from the coding sequence ATGAGTTTTGAACGTTACAGTCCGACGGGATTTCGTATGCTGCCCCCGGTAGTAAAAAACCTCCTGATTATTAATGGAATATTTTTTCTTGCTACTATGGGCCTTGGCACTGCTTTCAATATTGACTTATATGAAAAACTGGGACTGCATTATTTCAGTGCTGAAAAATTTTCGCCTTACCAGTTTGTAACATATATGTTCATGCATGGCAACTTCATGCACCTGTTTTTCAACATGTTTGCCCTCTGGATGTTCGGATATGTGTTGGAAAATATCTGGGGGCCAAAAAAATTTTTAATTTACTATTTCTTTACGGGTATTGGTGCTGCAATTACTCATTACGTTGTAATTTATTTTCAACTCAACCCTGTCCTTGATGCTATCAATGTTTACCTTGCCAACCCGGGTCATGAACAACTGAATGCTTTTATGAACTCGGGTTATATGGACAAACCCCTTAAGAACTTTATTTCACAATATAATGTTATTGTTCATGAAGACCTAAGCAAAGCCATAAACTACTCTGTTGATTTTGTTACGCAATATAAAACCGACCTGCTGAATGCGCCTGTTGTTGTTGGAGCATCGGGAGCTGTGTTTGGTATTTTGCTTGCTTTCGGAATGATGTTCCCCAATACAAGAATCTATGTTTATTTTGCCATACCTATAAAAGCAAAATGGTTTGTAATACTATACGGGGCGCTGGAACTCATTTCAGGTTTGTCAAATTTCAGTGGAGACAACATTGCACATTTCGCCCACTTAGGAGGCATGCTATTTGGATTTGTTTTACTTATGTTTTGGAAAAGAAAAGGTAAACGACAAAAGCAGGAACCTTATGAATAA
- a CDS encoding rhomboid family intramembrane serine protease: MNNYQNPFGFKGNNYGNQSPPSPFDGIKRFFGSKTILSRLIIINVAVFIVIGLIRLTLKLFLISPATGIDNITFFTYWLGVHSNTVFLLKMPWTILTYMFLHENLWHIFFNMLMLYFGGIIFTEYLSGKKLLLTYLLGGLTGAVFYIVSYNIFPVFAEYKANSVALGASASVMAIIIAIATYIPNYTVRLFFTIRIKFKWVAIIFVILDLLSIEQGNPGGHIAHLGGAFFGFVYIFSLKKGLIARKLFNPIRKLFSRKPKTKTSFTNKPKTDDQYRYERKVHEQRIDAILDKIKQSGYESLSKEDKEYLFKASKNK, translated from the coding sequence ATGAATAATTACCAAAATCCTTTCGGGTTTAAAGGAAATAATTATGGCAACCAAAGCCCTCCCTCTCCTTTCGACGGAATTAAACGCTTTTTTGGCAGCAAAACTATTCTGTCAAGGCTGATAATTATCAATGTGGCAGTTTTCATTGTAATCGGGCTCATCAGGCTCACATTAAAGCTGTTCCTAATTTCTCCGGCCACCGGCATAGATAATATTACATTTTTTACCTACTGGTTAGGAGTGCACTCAAATACGGTGTTTCTTCTAAAAATGCCTTGGACAATTCTAACGTATATGTTCCTTCATGAAAATCTCTGGCATATTTTCTTTAACATGTTGATGTTGTATTTTGGAGGGATTATCTTCACAGAATACCTGAGCGGTAAAAAACTTTTGCTGACATACCTCTTGGGGGGGCTCACAGGAGCTGTTTTTTACATTGTGTCGTACAATATCTTTCCTGTTTTTGCCGAATATAAGGCAAATTCAGTAGCGCTGGGGGCTTCGGCATCTGTAATGGCTATCATAATAGCTATAGCAACTTACATCCCCAATTATACTGTTCGCCTGTTTTTCACAATACGAATTAAGTTTAAATGGGTGGCAATTATTTTTGTTATTTTAGACCTTCTAAGTATTGAACAGGGAAATCCGGGAGGTCATATTGCTCACCTCGGTGGCGCTTTTTTTGGCTTCGTTTATATTTTCTCACTAAAAAAAGGTTTAATTGCCAGAAAACTATTTAACCCTATCAGAAAATTATTTTCCAGAAAACCCAAAACCAAAACAAGTTTTACCAACAAGCCCAAAACCGATGATCAATACCGCTATGAACGCAAGGTACACGAACAACGTATTGATGCCATACTGGACAAAATAAAACAATCGGGGTACGAAAGCCTCAGCAAGGAAGACAAGGAATATTTGTTCAAAGCCAGCAAAAACAAATAG
- the rpsF gene encoding 30S ribosomal protein S6, which translates to MTKHYETVFILTPVLSDDQVKEAVKKFLDFLKERKAEIIVSENWGLRKLAYPIQKKSSGFYHLIEFNGDTEIIAELEVTFKRDERIIRYLTVALDKHAVAYKERKRAEKQKKEKESV; encoded by the coding sequence ATGACAAAACATTATGAAACCGTTTTCATTTTAACTCCCGTTTTATCTGATGACCAGGTAAAGGAAGCGGTAAAGAAATTTCTCGATTTCCTCAAAGAGCGGAAAGCGGAAATTATCGTCTCGGAGAACTGGGGGCTGCGCAAGCTGGCATACCCCATACAAAAAAAATCCTCGGGTTTTTACCACCTGATTGAGTTTAATGGCGACACCGAAATTATTGCCGAGCTGGAAGTAACCTTCAAACGTGATGAACGCATCATCCGTTATCTTACCGTAGCTCTAGACAAGCACGCCGTGGCCTATAAAGAGCGCAAACGGGCTGAAAAACAAAAAAAGGAAAAAGAATCTGTATAA
- a CDS encoding rhomboid family intramembrane serine protease — translation MNKDFRKIIYSCLFPALVILIMWVVKIIEVFTHSDFGTLGISPHSLHGLIGIVTAPYIHADFKHLIANTVPMFVSLSIANYFYKEIFYHIFFLVWLFTGIWVWSFAQSGTFHIGASGLVYGYVSFLLFSGIIRRNARLMAISLLIVFLYGGLFWGIFPDFFPKRNISWESHLMGGLAGIVMAFFYRKKGMQREQYHWDEEEDDDENAEYLNKDDECEGKDCR, via the coding sequence ATGAATAAAGATTTCCGAAAAATAATATATAGCTGTCTTTTCCCCGCGCTTGTTATTTTAATAATGTGGGTGGTAAAAATCATTGAAGTATTTACCCATTCGGATTTTGGGACTCTTGGCATTTCGCCTCATTCTCTCCACGGACTGATAGGTATTGTTACAGCTCCCTACATTCATGCGGATTTTAAGCACCTGATAGCCAATACGGTTCCCATGTTTGTGAGTTTAAGCATTGCGAATTATTTTTATAAAGAGATATTTTATCATATTTTCTTTCTGGTTTGGCTTTTTACAGGTATTTGGGTATGGTCATTTGCACAAAGCGGCACGTTTCACATTGGCGCCAGCGGCCTGGTTTACGGCTATGTGTCTTTTTTGCTCTTCAGCGGCATCATAAGGCGTAACGCCAGACTAATGGCTATCTCGCTGTTGATAGTGTTTCTTTACGGGGGCTTGTTTTGGGGTATTTTCCCCGACTTTTTTCCAAAGCGAAATATCTCATGGGAATCACACCTGATGGGAGGCCTTGCAGGAATAGTTATGGCATTTTTTTACCGTAAAAAAGGTATGCAGCGTGAACAGTATCACTGGGATGAAGAAGAAGATGATGATGAAAACGCAGAATATTTAAATAAAGATGACGAGTGTGAAGGAAAGGACTGTCGCTGA
- a CDS encoding endonuclease/exonuclease/phosphatase family protein, producing the protein MAKKTKKKLNIFFKILLIINVLFVLLLLLSFSASFINPKDFWPSSFAGILYPHFLFINIAFVILWVFVKLRLTLVSLLPVLIGYSYIGSFVQFNSGISEQGKRDFFKIMSYNVHNFDLYNYKKNWQLSFEKRNEIFSFLEKEQPDILCFQEFVNDRKNNFKTIDTLITFLKAKNAHAEYSVVSRNTNEFGLATFSSFPIVNKGVIKFKNSRTNFCIFTDILKGKDTLRVYNAHFQSLHLSNNDIEFADKIASGTTEGNNDEIKDKSMHILRFMKRAFIKRAAQVEIVATHIKKCPYPVLLCTDLNDTPFSFAYHQFTALLSDAFREAGFGLGSTYSKIYPSFRIDYIFISYNYQAANFKVEKSDYSDHYPISCFVSRKKNNP; encoded by the coding sequence ATGGCTAAAAAAACAAAAAAAAAACTGAACATTTTTTTTAAAATCCTATTGATTATTAATGTTCTTTTTGTCTTGTTGCTTCTTCTTTCCTTCAGCGCTTCATTTATTAACCCAAAGGACTTCTGGCCATCATCCTTTGCAGGTATTCTTTACCCCCATTTTTTATTTATCAATATAGCTTTTGTCATTTTGTGGGTTTTTGTCAAACTTAGGCTCACTCTTGTATCTCTACTGCCTGTATTAATAGGATACAGTTACATCGGCTCTTTTGTACAGTTTAACTCCGGAATTTCAGAACAAGGAAAAAGAGATTTTTTTAAAATCATGTCGTACAATGTGCATAATTTTGATTTATATAATTACAAAAAAAACTGGCAACTGAGCTTCGAAAAACGAAACGAAATTTTTTCTTTTTTAGAAAAAGAACAACCGGACATTTTATGCTTTCAGGAATTTGTTAATGACAGAAAAAATAATTTTAAGACCATTGACACTCTAATAACTTTTTTAAAAGCAAAAAATGCTCATGCGGAGTATTCAGTGGTTTCTCGAAACACCAATGAGTTTGGCCTGGCTACTTTCAGTTCTTTCCCTATAGTAAACAAAGGTGTAATAAAATTTAAAAATTCGCGAACCAATTTTTGCATCTTCACCGATATATTGAAAGGCAAAGACACCTTGAGAGTTTATAATGCCCATTTCCAATCATTACATCTAAGCAACAACGATATCGAATTTGCCGATAAAATTGCTTCAGGAACTACCGAAGGCAATAACGATGAAATTAAAGACAAATCCATGCACATACTGCGTTTTATGAAACGTGCTTTTATCAAGCGGGCTGCACAAGTAGAAATTGTGGCAACGCATATCAAGAAATGTCCCTATCCTGTTCTGTTATGTACGGACCTCAACGACACACCTTTTTCTTTTGCATATCATCAATTTACAGCCTTGCTGAGTGATGCTTTCAGGGAAGCCGGTTTTGGGCTTGGAAGCACATACAGTAAGATTTATCCGTCATTTCGTATTGACTATATTTTTATTTCATATAATTATCAGGCAGCAAACTTCAAAGTTGAAAAATCGGATTATTCAGACCATTATCCGATAAGTTGCTTTGTATCCAGGAAAAAAAATAATCCATGA
- the uvrB gene encoding excinuclease ABC subunit UvrB, which yields MKFELTSEFFPTGDQPEAIKELSEGIFRDDDAQILLGVTGSGKTFTIANVIQQVQRPTLVLSHNKTLAAQLFGEFRQFFPKNAVEYFISYYDYYQPEAYLPVTNTYIEKDLSINDEIEKLRLSATSALLSGRRDVIVVSSVSCIYGIGNPEDFANNIIRLQVGEKVSIKKFLQALVNILYSRNDIAFGRGNFRVRGDTIDIFPAYADFCIRICFFGEEIEAVETFEPVNGRFIEKLDSISIYPANLFISSQDKMKQAVAEIHSDMIAHVAYYKEMGKHIEAQRIEERVSYDMEMMRELGYCSGIENYSRYFDGRKPGGRPFCLLDCFPDDYLMVVDESHVTIPQVRAMYGGDRSRKQTLVEYGFRLPSAMDNRPLKFDEFEQMLNQIIFVSATPAEYELQKCQGVVVEQLLRPTGLLEPIIEVKPSINQVDDLLHEISLRVKQNERVLITTLTKKMAEELTKYMQKLDIRCKYIHSEVDTIERVEILRELRTGEIDVLVGVNLLREGLDLPEVSLVAILDADKEGFLRSERSLTQTAGRAARNINSKVIMYADKITESMQRTIDETNRRREKQLKYNTEHNITPTQIFKSKESILGQTRVADSKQSGAKPYIEKEHSDVAADPVIQYMDKAQLQKAITKTRSAMEKAVKALDFHEAARLRDEMYALEKLHNEK from the coding sequence ATGAAATTTGAACTCACATCGGAATTTTTCCCAACCGGCGACCAACCAGAGGCCATAAAGGAATTATCTGAAGGTATTTTCCGTGATGACGACGCTCAAATACTTCTTGGAGTTACCGGCTCTGGAAAAACTTTTACCATTGCCAATGTGATTCAACAGGTTCAGCGCCCCACACTGGTGTTAAGCCATAATAAAACTTTAGCCGCACAGCTTTTTGGTGAGTTCAGGCAGTTTTTTCCAAAAAATGCTGTGGAATATTTTATTTCATATTATGATTATTACCAGCCGGAAGCATATTTACCGGTTACCAACACATATATTGAAAAAGACCTTTCTATCAATGATGAAATAGAAAAACTGAGACTCAGCGCCACTTCCGCTTTGTTGTCAGGAAGGCGTGACGTAATTGTTGTATCTTCGGTTTCGTGTATTTACGGCATAGGCAACCCCGAAGATTTTGCAAACAATATCATTCGCCTTCAGGTTGGTGAAAAAGTCAGCATAAAAAAATTTCTCCAGGCACTGGTTAACATTTTATATTCCCGAAACGACATCGCTTTCGGCAGGGGGAATTTCCGTGTCAGGGGTGACACTATAGATATTTTTCCTGCTTATGCAGATTTTTGCATCAGGATTTGCTTTTTCGGTGAAGAAATAGAAGCTGTTGAAACTTTTGAGCCTGTCAACGGGCGCTTTATTGAAAAACTCGATTCCATTTCGATATATCCTGCCAACCTTTTTATTTCCTCTCAGGATAAAATGAAACAGGCTGTTGCAGAAATACATTCGGACATGATAGCGCATGTGGCTTATTATAAGGAAATGGGTAAACACATAGAAGCCCAACGTATTGAAGAACGCGTTTCATACGACATGGAGATGATGCGTGAACTTGGCTATTGTTCAGGTATAGAAAATTATTCACGTTATTTCGACGGGCGCAAACCCGGCGGCAGGCCTTTTTGCCTGCTTGATTGTTTTCCTGACGATTATTTGATGGTTGTGGACGAAAGCCATGTAACCATCCCGCAGGTTAGAGCCATGTATGGCGGCGACCGCTCACGCAAGCAAACATTAGTAGAATATGGCTTTAGGCTGCCATCAGCCATGGACAACCGTCCGCTGAAATTCGACGAGTTTGAGCAAATGTTGAACCAGATAATTTTTGTCAGCGCCACGCCCGCAGAATATGAACTTCAGAAATGTCAGGGTGTCGTTGTTGAACAACTGCTCAGGCCCACAGGTTTGCTTGAGCCCATCATAGAAGTAAAACCAAGCATCAACCAGGTTGATGACCTCTTGCATGAAATCAGCCTGCGCGTCAAACAGAATGAAAGGGTACTGATTACAACATTAACAAAAAAAATGGCTGAAGAGCTCACCAAGTACATGCAGAAACTTGATATAAGATGTAAATACATTCATTCGGAGGTTGACACTATTGAAAGGGTTGAAATTCTAAGGGAGCTGCGTACAGGCGAAATTGATGTACTTGTCGGAGTGAACCTCTTACGCGAAGGCCTTGACCTGCCGGAAGTTTCTCTGGTTGCCATCCTTGATGCAGACAAGGAAGGCTTTTTGCGTTCAGAGCGTTCATTAACGCAGACAGCCGGCCGTGCCGCCAGGAACATCAATAGCAAAGTGATTATGTATGCTGACAAAATCACTGAGTCCATGCAGCGTACTATAGATGAAACAAACCGCAGGCGTGAAAAACAATTGAAATACAACACTGAACATAACATAACACCCACTCAGATTTTCAAATCCAAAGAGTCAATACTTGGGCAAACACGGGTAGCTGACAGCAAACAATCCGGGGCAAAACCTTACATTGAAAAAGAACATTCCGATGTAGCCGCCGACCCCGTGATACAATACATGGACAAAGCACAACTGCAGAAAGCCATTACGAAAACCAGAAGCGCTATGGAAAAAGCCGTTAAAGCGCTTGATTTTCATGAAGCTGCCCGGCTTAGGGACGAAATGTATGCACTTGAGAAATTACATAATGAGAAATAA
- a CDS encoding S41 family peptidase produces the protein MMIPTTRNFFLLLLFHFVFFSLGFSQKSDPKKTDQKLNTAFQFIRLSYVDTVDEEKLTEAAIIAMLKELDPHSVYMTKEEIDKANEPLIGNFEGIGVQFNIIKDTIVVVTPTPDGPSEKVGVMSGDKIVQIDGEDAVGKKINTDYVVKKLRGPKGSSVKVSIYRKGLSGLMERTIIRDKIPITSLDVAYMVNKETGYIRLNKFSQSTMSEFSAALKGLKKLGLKNLILDLRDNSGGYLNTAIELSDEFLAKDNMIVYTEGKASPRQVSYATSKGEFEKGRLIVLINEGSASASEIVTGAVQDLDRGLVIGRRSFGKGLVQRPYTLPDGSVIRLTTAHYYTPSGRCVQKPYNEGVEKYYKDLSERFKHGEYIHADSIKFPDSLKYYTPNKRVVYGGGGIMPDLFVPLDTSYYSTYYSELLRKGIINQYVIKYLETNREKIKALYPSVEEFLKGYNIDENFMGKFFEFAAGEGIEKDEEGYKTSEVYMKNFFKAWIARNLWDYAAYWRVSNENDEVFLNAVKAIQDKDLFKKNNISL, from the coding sequence ATGATGATTCCAACAACCAGAAACTTTTTTTTATTGCTTCTTTTTCATTTTGTTTTTTTCTCTCTTGGGTTTTCACAAAAAAGCGACCCGAAAAAAACGGACCAGAAGTTGAATACTGCTTTCCAATTTATACGTTTGTCATATGTGGATACCGTTGACGAAGAAAAACTGACAGAAGCTGCCATTATTGCCATGTTGAAAGAGCTTGACCCGCATTCGGTATATATGACCAAAGAAGAGATTGATAAAGCCAATGAACCCCTGATAGGTAATTTTGAAGGAATAGGAGTGCAATTCAACATCATTAAAGATACCATTGTTGTTGTAACACCCACTCCCGACGGGCCGTCAGAAAAAGTGGGCGTCATGTCGGGTGATAAAATAGTGCAGATTGACGGAGAAGATGCTGTAGGGAAAAAAATTAATACCGATTATGTTGTTAAGAAACTCAGAGGTCCCAAAGGAAGTTCTGTCAAGGTTAGTATATACCGCAAAGGGCTTAGCGGGTTGATGGAACGCACCATTATAAGAGATAAAATCCCTATCACCAGTTTGGATGTTGCTTACATGGTTAACAAAGAAACGGGGTACATACGCCTTAATAAGTTTTCGCAAAGCACCATGTCGGAGTTTTCTGCTGCTTTGAAAGGATTAAAAAAGCTGGGGCTTAAAAACCTCATCCTTGACCTGAGAGATAACTCAGGCGGATACCTGAACACTGCCATAGAACTTTCTGATGAGTTTCTTGCGAAAGATAATATGATAGTTTATACCGAAGGAAAAGCTTCGCCCCGACAGGTTAGTTATGCTACTTCTAAAGGAGAATTTGAAAAAGGGCGTTTGATAGTTCTGATTAATGAAGGCTCTGCATCGGCCAGCGAAATAGTTACCGGCGCCGTGCAGGATTTGGACCGCGGTCTCGTTATCGGCAGGCGTTCTTTTGGGAAAGGTTTGGTGCAACGGCCTTATACACTACCCGACGGTTCGGTAATACGACTTACTACGGCACATTATTATACTCCTTCGGGGCGTTGTGTGCAAAAACCTTATAATGAAGGCGTGGAAAAATATTATAAAGACCTTTCCGAAAGGTTTAAACATGGCGAGTATATTCATGCTGACAGCATAAAATTTCCCGATTCCCTGAAATATTACACCCCCAACAAACGTGTTGTATATGGCGGCGGCGGCATTATGCCCGACCTTTTTGTACCTCTTGACACTTCCTACTACTCAACTTATTATTCAGAGCTTTTGCGCAAAGGCATTATTAACCAGTATGTGATAAAATACCTTGAAACAAACCGTGAAAAAATTAAAGCATTATACCCGAGTGTTGAAGAGTTTCTTAAAGGATATAACATTGATGAAAACTTTATGGGAAAATTTTTTGAATTTGCCGCCGGAGAAGGCATTGAAAAAGATGAAGAAGGGTATAAAACTTCTGAGGTATATATGAAGAATTTTTTCAAGGCATGGATAGCCCGCAACTTATGGGATTATGCTGCCTATTGGCGCGTCAGCAATGAAAACGATGAAGTATTCTTAAACGCTGTGAAAGCCATACAGGATAAAGATTTGTTTAAAAAGAATAATATTTCTTTATAG
- the smpB gene encoding SsrA-binding protein SmpB has product MQSKIQIKNRRASFEYFLLEQLNAGIVLTGTEIKSLREGKASINDAYCSFKDNELFILNMHIAEYSYGTYSNHEPKRERKLLLNKKEIKKWLGKVREKGFTIVPVMVFINEKGLAKITIALAKGKHSYDKRESLKEKDLKREINQKE; this is encoded by the coding sequence ATGCAAAGTAAAATACAGATAAAAAACCGCCGGGCATCTTTTGAATATTTTTTACTGGAACAACTGAATGCCGGAATTGTGCTTACAGGTACGGAGATAAAATCATTGCGTGAAGGTAAGGCAAGCATCAATGATGCATATTGTTCCTTTAAGGATAATGAATTGTTTATTCTCAATATGCACATTGCAGAATATTCTTACGGAACTTATTCAAACCATGAACCCAAAAGGGAACGCAAACTGCTGCTGAACAAAAAAGAAATAAAAAAATGGTTGGGAAAAGTACGCGAAAAAGGCTTCACCATTGTGCCTGTGATGGTCTTTATTAATGAAAAAGGCCTGGCAAAAATTACCATCGCACTTGCTAAAGGAAAACACTCATACGACAAAAGGGAATCTTTGAAAGAAAAAGATTTGAAAAGGGAAATAAACCAGAAAGAATGA
- a CDS encoding acyl-CoA dehydrogenase family protein has protein sequence MSNNPNYLKGGEFLTRDVEDIFIPEELSEEQKMISGTCDDFLKKEIFPLLDEIDANKAGMMRELLNKSGEMGLLGISLPEEYMGFGQSFTTSMLTSDRFGAGFSFAVAYSAHTGIGSLPILYYGTEEQKQKYLPKLATGEMAGAYCLTEPNAGSDANSGKTKAVLSADGKHYTLNGQKMWITNGGFADVFTVFAKIDDDRILSAFIVERNFPGISFGAEEKKMGIKGSSTVQIFFNDCQVPVENLLGKRGEGFRIALNILHIGRIKLGANVLGACRNTINYSVNYANERKQFGSLISSFGAIQYKLANQVIKAFTIESAVYRTSKYIDETIENGIATGKDKSQAYLEAIGEYAMEAAILKVFGSEVLDYIVDEAVQIYGGMGFSAEMPVDRCYRDSRINRIFEGTNEINRMVCTDMLLKFAKRADSKIFVESKAIFDAIGNISNKAIEKDDFFEYFNEVIKNFKKITLLLMYRAYETLGKQFNTEQEIMMHIADMLIQTYAAESVVLRVKKLMDMHADDKKILYKDIVDVFLYEAASQIRKSAADTIFSFASDAEFSQLQHAVETLSSLKPVNIKVARRNIAKKLIEENKYCF, from the coding sequence ATGAGCAATAATCCTAATTACCTTAAAGGCGGTGAATTTCTTACCAGAGACGTTGAGGATATTTTTATCCCTGAAGAATTGAGTGAAGAACAAAAAATGATTTCCGGCACCTGTGATGATTTTCTAAAAAAAGAGATTTTTCCTTTATTAGACGAAATTGACGCAAACAAAGCGGGAATGATGCGTGAACTGCTTAATAAGAGCGGAGAAATGGGGTTGCTGGGCATATCGTTGCCTGAAGAATATATGGGTTTCGGACAATCTTTTACCACTTCGATGCTCACCAGCGACCGATTTGGCGCCGGTTTTTCTTTTGCCGTGGCATATTCTGCCCACACAGGCATTGGTAGTCTTCCAATTTTATATTATGGCACCGAAGAACAAAAACAAAAATACCTTCCAAAACTTGCAACCGGAGAAATGGCAGGGGCATATTGCCTTACTGAACCCAATGCCGGCTCGGATGCCAACTCCGGAAAAACAAAAGCCGTGCTTTCTGCCGATGGTAAACATTATACTTTAAATGGCCAGAAAATGTGGATTACCAATGGTGGTTTTGCCGATGTGTTCACGGTTTTTGCCAAGATTGATGACGACCGCATTTTAAGCGCATTTATTGTGGAACGCAACTTCCCTGGAATCAGTTTTGGTGCGGAAGAGAAAAAAATGGGCATAAAAGGCTCATCAACGGTGCAGATTTTTTTCAACGACTGTCAGGTCCCGGTAGAAAATTTATTAGGTAAACGCGGCGAAGGTTTTCGCATTGCCCTGAACATTCTTCATATCGGTCGTATAAAGCTTGGAGCCAATGTCCTTGGCGCCTGCCGTAATACCATCAATTATTCCGTGAATTATGCCAATGAACGCAAACAGTTTGGCTCACTGATTTCATCTTTCGGAGCGATACAATACAAACTTGCCAATCAAGTCATAAAAGCTTTTACTATTGAATCAGCAGTTTACCGTACCAGCAAGTATATTGATGAAACTATTGAAAATGGTATAGCCACCGGTAAAGATAAATCTCAGGCATACCTCGAAGCCATTGGCGAATACGCCATGGAAGCGGCTATACTTAAAGTTTTTGGTTCAGAAGTGCTGGATTATATTGTTGATGAAGCAGTTCAAATCTATGGAGGCATGGGCTTTTCTGCAGAAATGCCTGTGGATAGATGCTACCGCGATTCACGCATTAACAGGATTTTTGAAGGCACCAACGAGATAAACCGTATGGTTTGTACCGACATGCTGCTGAAATTTGCAAAAAGAGCCGACTCCAAAATATTTGTTGAAAGCAAAGCTATATTTGATGCTATCGGGAATATTTCAAATAAAGCCATAGAAAAGGATGATTTTTTTGAATACTTTAACGAAGTAATTAAAAACTTCAAAAAAATCACCCTGCTGTTAATGTATCGTGCTTATGAAACGCTCGGGAAACAATTCAATACCGAGCAGGAAATCATGATGCATATCGCCGATATGCTGATACAAACCTACGCTGCAGAATCGGTTGTATTGCGCGTCAAAAAACTTATGGATATGCATGCGGATGATAAAAAAATCCTTTACAAAGACATCGTGGATGTTTTTCTTTACGAAGCCGCTTCTCAAATCAGGAAATCCGCTGCCGATACCATTTTTTCTTTTGCCAGTGATGCTGAATTTTCGCAACTTCAGCATGCCGTTGAAACATTGTCGTCATTAAAGCCTGTAAATATTAAGGTCGCCCGAAGGAATATAGCGAAGAAACTTATTGAAGAGAACAAATATTGTTTTTAA
- a CDS encoding outer membrane beta-barrel protein has protein sequence MKKYLIIFANLFIVSVFAYSQEMDADTNYWGVSIYGSVDYNTQFIKGSTIDPMVGVDSMKKIDLPRCGYTLGFSVNRPVYKILSLEFGIFIHSQGYRTGTLPDTIWNYRDSILSITDYHKSYRYYSLNIPVLLKVDIVRSKKVTFGIGVGVAPVFSLGKQQVSFFEDHKEIVHEKTGRDIDIQALGCLFVSVPLTDKLSLTLEPTFRYNILSYKDSYYQGITRNMLSAGLGIYLTYKVTDKAMYDYYYKKIYNVKNPMPQF, from the coding sequence ATGAAAAAATATTTAATCATTTTTGCCAACCTTTTTATTGTTTCTGTTTTTGCCTATTCTCAGGAAATGGATGCAGATACAAACTATTGGGGTGTAAGCATATACGGCTCTGTTGATTACAACACACAGTTTATAAAGGGAAGCACTATTGATCCTATGGTGGGTGTAGATTCCATGAAAAAAATTGATTTGCCTCGTTGCGGATATACTCTGGGCTTTTCTGTAAATCGCCCCGTTTATAAAATATTATCTTTGGAATTTGGTATTTTTATACACAGTCAGGGATACAGAACAGGCACTTTGCCCGACACTATTTGGAATTACAGAGATTCGATATTAAGCATCACAGATTATCACAAATCATACAGATATTATTCATTAAACATTCCTGTTCTTTTAAAAGTGGATATCGTTCGTTCCAAAAAAGTTACTTTTGGGATAGGCGTTGGTGTAGCCCCAGTATTTTCTTTAGGCAAGCAGCAGGTATCATTTTTTGAAGACCACAAAGAAATTGTACATGAAAAAACAGGAAGGGATATTGATATTCAGGCATTGGGATGTTTGTTTGTTTCAGTGCCGCTTACTGATAAATTATCACTGACACTGGAACCAACTTTCCGTTACAATATTTTATCTTATAAAGACAGCTATTATCAGGGTATAACACGTAACATGCTGTCGGCTGGGTTAGGAATTTATCTGACTTACAAAGTTACCGATAAAGCCATGTACGACTATTATTATAAGAAGATTTATAACGTCAAAAACCCCATGCCTCAATTCTGA